Proteins from a single region of Hydra vulgaris chromosome 12, alternate assembly HydraT2T_AEP:
- the LOC105850839 gene encoding neuropeptide Y receptor type 6, which yields MFNKTFTKGKAPPIYLASMIGYSVLFFATVGTLANILVLIVLFLSKKSRTSHYKRLISHLTLTDLLCCILLYLYVPVELFRHNWQYAKSLCKLIYPGITLCTNLSVGTILMITLERYRGVILPHLTPWRRCNVSVALVAVWIFCLIIIIPNIATLKVLLYEDKQYCNEHWQSKLLQKVYGISYFCLSFFLPFLAIAIMHGHIMYRLKNKELLPANISSWNQKSQNRITKVLTTVIFGFTICILPNKLLYLVWDIAPELEKKSNARFYLRTIQILYWSRVAIDPLLYCFLDTRFQKDLINMLKKIGALNIMEVEMKKTNISVLTSVRLDSLKIRSETLKKYEIENNDGVQKKNETPIIINDPTKSI from the coding sequence AtgtttaacaaaacatttactAAAGGAAAAGCGCCGCCTATTTATTTGGCTTCTATGATCGGATATTcggttttattttttgcaaccgTTGGTACACTAGCAAACATCCTTGTATTAATAGTACTTTTTCTTTCTAAGAAAAGTCGCACGTCACATTACAAACGTTTAATATCTCATTTAACGTTGACAGATCTTTTATGTTGCATTCTACTTTATTTGTATGTTCCAGTGGAACTATTTCGACACAACTGGCAATATGCTAAAAGCTTGTGCAAATTAATATATCCAGGAATAACACTTTGTACAAATTTATCGGTAGGAACTATACTGATGATAACACTGGAAAGATATCGAGGTGTTATACTTCCTCATCTGACACCATGGCGCCGATGCAACGTATCAGTAGCATTAGTTGCTGTTTggatattttgtttaataattattataccAAACATAGCAACACTCAAAGTATTACTATACGAAGATAAACAATATTGCAACGAACACTGGCAGAGCaaacttttgcaaaaagtttatggtatatcatatttttgtttatcattttttcttcCCTTCTTGGCTATAGCAATTATGCACGGACACATAATGTAccgtttaaaaaacaaagaacttttGCCAGCAAACATCAGTTCATGGAATCAAAAGAGCCAAAACAGAATAACAAAAGTCCTTACCACTGTGATATTTGGATTTACTATATGTATATTACCAAACAAACTTTTATACCTTGTCTGGGATATAGCCCcagaacttgaaaaaaaaagcaacgcACGTTTTTACTTAAGAACAATCCAAATACTGTATTGGTCAAGAGTGGCAATTGATCCTTTGTTGTACTGCTTTTTAGACACTCGCTTCCAAAAAGATCTCATTAACATGTTGAAAAAAATAGGAGCGCTGAATATTATGGAGGTGGAAATGAAAAAGACAAATATATCAGTTTTAACGAGTGTGAGATTggattctttaaaaataagaagtgaaaccctaaaaaaatacgaaatagAAAATAACGATGGAGTCCAAAAAAAGAATGAAActccaataataataaatgatccAACTAAAAGCATTTAA